One genomic segment of Centropristis striata isolate RG_2023a ecotype Rhode Island chromosome 13, C.striata_1.0, whole genome shotgun sequence includes these proteins:
- the mfsd11 gene encoding UNC93-like protein MFSD11: MTPEGKRLLNIVILGFGFMFMFTAFQTCGNIEQTVIKSFNSTEFHGSGYTSMAIIYGVFSASNLIAPSVVTVIGPQLSMFFSGLVYSGYIAMFIYPYTWSFYTASVLVGIAAAILWTAQGNVLAINSTDNTIGRNSGIFWALLQFSLFFGNLYIYCAWHGHVHITDKDRQTVFISLTVISLVGCFLFFLIRKPDSEPAAPCEAAESLLQADSSESGSTAGSPRPGLGSQALDAFVSACKMFVTKEMMLLSLSIGYTGLELTFYSGVYGTCIGAMTQFGQDAKSLIGISGICIGIGEILGGGVFGMLNKCNRFGRNPVVLLGLITHYVAFYLIFLNIASDAPIAPEAGTDLMAYISPSVGVALLCSFLLGLGDSCFNTQLLSIVGFMFRDNSAPAFAVFKFIQSIMAALAFFYSNYLLLHWQLLILVLTGFLGTMTFFVAESRAESSRRESDYDSI; encoded by the exons ATGACTCCAGAGGGGAAGAGACTGTTAAACATTGTTATCCTAGGCTTCGGCTTTATGTTTATGTTCACTGCTTTCCAAACATGCGGCAATATAGAG CAAACTGTGATCAAGAGCTTCAACAGCACAGAGTTCCACGGCAGCGGATACACAAG CATGGCCATCATCTATGGAGTTTTCTCTGCATCCAACCTGATCGCCCCCTCAGTGGTCACCGTCATCGGACCGCAGCTTTCAATGTTTTTCAGTGGACTTGTGTACAG tggctACATTGCTATGTTCATCTACCCGTACACATGGAGCTTCTACACGGCGTCTGTGTTGGTTGGAATAGCAGCAGCAA tcttgtGGACGGCTCAGGGAAACGTGCTGGCCATCAACTCCACTGATAACACCATCGGAAGAAACAGTGGCATCTTCTGGGCACTGCTGCAGTTCAG cctgttcTTTGGAAATCTGTACATCTACTGTGCCTGGCATGGACACGTGCACATAACAG ACAAGGACCGTCAGACAGTGTTCATCTCGCTCACGGTGATCAGTCTGGTGGGTTGCTTCCTCTTCTTTCTGATCCGGAAGCCTGACTCTGAGCCCGCCGCTCCCTGTGAGGCAGCGGAGTCGCTGCTGCAGGCTGACTCCTCAGAGAGCGGCTCCACGGCCGG CTCGCCGCGCCCTGGCCTCGGCTCGCAGGCTCTGGACGCTTTCG TGAGCGCCTGTAAAATGTTTGTCACCAAAGAGATGATGCTGCTGAGCCTCTCCATCGGATACAcag GTCTGGAGCTCACTTTCTACAGCGGCGTGTACGGGACGTGTATTGGTGCCATGACGCAGTTCGGACAGGATGCAAAGAGTTTGATCGGCATCTCTGGCATCTGCATCGGCATCGGAGAGATCCTAG GAGGGGGCGTGTTCGGAATGCTGAACAAATGTAACCGGTTTGGGAGGAACCCCGTGGTGCTGCTGGGGCTCATCACGCACTACGTGGCCTTCTACCTGATCTTCCTGAACATCGCCAGCGACGCCCCCATTGCCCCCGAGGCGGGCACCGACCTGATGGCCTACATCAGCCCCAG TGTGGGTGTGGCCCTGCTCTGCAGCTTCCTGCTCGGTTTGGGTGACAGCTGCTTCAACACTCAGCTGCTCAGCATCGTCGGCTTCATGTTCAGAGACAACAGCGCCCCCGCCTTTGCCGTCTTCAAGTTCATACAG TCCATCATGGCCGCTCTGGCCTTCTTCTACAGTAACTACCTGCTGCTGCACTGGCAGCTGCTCATCCTGGTCCTGACGGGTTTTCTGGGCACCATGACCTTCTTCGTGGCAGAGTCGAGGGCCGAGTCCAGCCGGAGAGAGTCGGACTACGACAGCATCTGA
- the srsf2b gene encoding serine/arginine-rich splicing factor 2b isoform X1: protein MSYGRPPPDVDGMTSLKVDNLTYRTSPETLRRVFEKYGRVGDVYIPRDRYTKESRGFAFVRFHDKRDAEDAMDAMDGALLDGRELRVQMARYGRPPDSHYGGGGGGGGGGGGGGGGGGGGGRRGGGPTRRYGGHGRRSRSYSPSPRHRRRSRSRSRSRSRSRSRSRYSRSRSRSYSRSKSHSPRTKKAKAKSQSRSRSRSRSKSRSRSRTPSRGSRSRSKSQPKSAAENGGESP from the exons ATGAGTTACGGTAGGCCTCCGCCAGACGTCGACGGCATGACTTCCCTCAAAGTGGACAACTTAACGTACCGAACTTCGCCCGAAACCCTGAGACGTGTGTTCGAGAAGTACGGCCGGGTAGGAGACGTCTACATCCCCCGGGACCGATACACGAAAGAAAGCCGGGGTTTTGCGTTTGTGCGGTTCCACGACAAACGGGACGCGGAGGACGCCATGGACGCCATGGACGGCGCGCTGCTGGACGGACGAGAGCTGCGAGTCCAGATGGCCCGGTACGGCAGACCCCCTGACTCCCACTACGGAGGTGGAGGTGGCGGcggcggtggtggtggaggtggaggcggcggcggaggaggaggaggccgaCGAGGAGGAGGGCCGACCAGGAGGTACGGCGGCCATGGACGCCGGAGCAGAAG CTATTCCCCCAGCCCGAGACACAGAAGACGCAGCAGGTCCCGCAGCAGGAGCCGCTCTCGTTCCCGAAGCCGATCCCGCTACAGCAGATCCAGGTCCCGGTCCTACTCCCGATCCAAGTCTCACTCTCCCAGGACTAAGAAGGCCAAGGCCAAGTCCCAGTCTCGCTCCAGATCTAGATCCAGGTCCAAGTCCAGGTCCAGAAGCCGCACCCCTTCCAGAGGGTCCAGGTCGAGATCTAAAAGCCAGCCCAAGTCGGCAGCAGAAAATGGAGGCGAATCCCCGTAG
- the LOC131982678 gene encoding uncharacterized protein LOC131982678 produces the protein MSSQKETMQVLPIWELSIPLPAVLMITLTLYMMVLGIGLWIRYCLKDRCSSECSDCCPDISICEECFRFGEMCDCRLPTMRSCLAVPCSSPSCGGWDCACTCTPPECESCNCLCFEIRINLQ, from the exons ATGTCTTCTCAGAAAGAGACAATGCAA GTGTTGCCCATCTGGGAGCTTTCCATCCCTCTCCCAGCGGTGCTGATGATCACTCTGACTCTTTACATGATGGTCCTAGGGATCGGACTGTGGATCCGATACTGCCTCAAG GACCGTTGTTCTTCAGAGTGCAGTGACTGCTGTCCAGACATTTCCATATGTGAGGAGTGCTTTAGATTTGGTGAAATGTGTGACTGTCGCCTGCCAACCATGCGCTCGTGTTTGGCCGTTCCGTGCTCGTCACCTTCT TGTGGTGGGTGGGACTGTGCCTGCACCTGTACGCCTCCAGAGTGTGAGTCCTGCAACTGCCTCTGCTTCGAGATCAGAATCAA tttacagtga
- the LOC131983989 gene encoding eukaryotic translation initiation factor 1, whose protein sequence is MSDIQNLQTFDPFADASKGDDRLPAGTEDYIHIRIQQRNGRKTLTTVQGIGPDYDKKKLVKAFKKKFACNGTVIEHSEYGEVIQLQGDQRKLICEFLIEVGLARDEQLKVHGF, encoded by the exons ATGTCCGATATCCAGAACCTCCAAACTTTTG ACCCCTTTGCTGATGCAAGTAAGGGTGATGACCGCCTCCCAGCCGGGACAGAGGACTATATTCACATAAGGATCCAACAGCGGAACGGCAGGAAGACCCTCACCACTGTCCAGGGCATTGGCCCTGACTATGACAAGAAGAAGCTAGTCAAGGCCTTCAAGAAG AAGTTTGCTTGCAATGGGACAGTGATTGAGCACTCGGAGTATGGTGAAGTGATCCAGCTTCAGGGAGACCAGCGCAAGCTTATCTGCGAGTTCCTCATTGAA GTTGGCTTGGCCAGGGACGAGCAGCTCAAAGTCCACGGCTTCTAG
- the srsf2b gene encoding serine/arginine-rich splicing factor 2b isoform X2, protein MSYGRPPPDVDGMTSLKVDNLTYRTSPETLRRVFEKYGRVGDVYIPRDRYTKESRGFAFVRFHDKRDAEDAMDAMDGALLDGRELRVQMARYGRPPDSHYGGGGGGGGGGGGGGGGGGGGGRRGGGPTRRYGGHGRRSRSPRHRRRSRSRSRSRSRSRSRSRYSRSRSRSYSRSKSHSPRTKKAKAKSQSRSRSRSRSKSRSRSRTPSRGSRSRSKSQPKSAAENGGESP, encoded by the exons ATGAGTTACGGTAGGCCTCCGCCAGACGTCGACGGCATGACTTCCCTCAAAGTGGACAACTTAACGTACCGAACTTCGCCCGAAACCCTGAGACGTGTGTTCGAGAAGTACGGCCGGGTAGGAGACGTCTACATCCCCCGGGACCGATACACGAAAGAAAGCCGGGGTTTTGCGTTTGTGCGGTTCCACGACAAACGGGACGCGGAGGACGCCATGGACGCCATGGACGGCGCGCTGCTGGACGGACGAGAGCTGCGAGTCCAGATGGCCCGGTACGGCAGACCCCCTGACTCCCACTACGGAGGTGGAGGTGGCGGcggcggtggtggtggaggtggaggcggcggcggaggaggaggaggccgaCGAGGAGGAGGGCCGACCAGGAGGTACGGCGGCCATGGACGCCGGAGCAGAAG CCCGAGACACAGAAGACGCAGCAGGTCCCGCAGCAGGAGCCGCTCTCGTTCCCGAAGCCGATCCCGCTACAGCAGATCCAGGTCCCGGTCCTACTCCCGATCCAAGTCTCACTCTCCCAGGACTAAGAAGGCCAAGGCCAAGTCCCAGTCTCGCTCCAGATCTAGATCCAGGTCCAAGTCCAGGTCCAGAAGCCGCACCCCTTCCAGAGGGTCCAGGTCGAGATCTAAAAGCCAGCCCAAGTCGGCAGCAGAAAATGGAGGCGAATCCCCGTAG